One Faecalispora anaeroviscerum genomic window carries:
- a CDS encoding enolase C-terminal domain-like protein: MKIVKFESWWVKRDQCLFDEKRRGGGKMPWDVVVIKLTTDTGIEGIATAMAARSGQVTESYLCDTVAPMVMGRSPYEREKIFYDFWNLDRHEAFFPVFLPGSVDVALWDICAKAAGLPLYQYIGAYRESLPVYASSLFYDTVDAYVDEALYYRDKGIPFYKAHPPGPYEFDMEIHQKLREAVGPDMGLMSDPVGEYSLDEAITVGRQLEKLNYLWFEEPFRDFELYKYKVLCEKLDIPIAATETTRGAHWGVAQVISQRAADIVRADVSWKCGITGTLKIAHLADSFGLRCEVHTTTMTYMDIVNLHVSCAIRNCRFFEYFVPEESFQFPMKGKLPIDEHGIITVPKTPGIGAELDWELIEKNCVSYKVLTL; encoded by the coding sequence ATGAAAATCGTTAAGTTTGAATCGTGGTGGGTGAAACGGGATCAATGCCTGTTTGACGAAAAGAGAAGGGGCGGCGGGAAAATGCCCTGGGACGTTGTTGTAATTAAGCTCACGACCGATACCGGGATTGAAGGAATCGCCACCGCTATGGCGGCTCGTTCCGGGCAGGTGACGGAGTCGTACCTTTGTGATACGGTTGCTCCAATGGTTATGGGCCGTTCCCCGTATGAAAGAGAGAAAATCTTCTATGATTTCTGGAATCTGGACCGTCACGAGGCGTTTTTCCCGGTCTTTCTTCCGGGCTCTGTTGATGTAGCTCTTTGGGACATCTGCGCTAAGGCGGCTGGTCTTCCTCTGTACCAATACATAGGCGCCTACCGTGAAAGTCTGCCGGTTTACGCGAGCAGTCTCTTTTATGATACGGTTGATGCCTATGTGGATGAAGCTCTGTATTATCGTGACAAGGGCATTCCGTTTTATAAGGCGCATCCACCCGGCCCCTATGAGTTTGATATGGAAATCCACCAGAAGCTCCGTGAGGCCGTAGGCCCCGATATGGGCCTGATGAGCGATCCTGTCGGCGAATACAGTTTGGATGAAGCGATCACAGTAGGCCGCCAGCTGGAGAAGCTGAATTACCTGTGGTTTGAAGAGCCGTTCCGTGATTTTGAGCTTTACAAATATAAAGTCCTCTGCGAAAAGCTGGATATTCCGATTGCCGCAACGGAAACCACGCGTGGCGCTCACTGGGGCGTGGCGCAGGTGATCAGCCAGCGCGCGGCAGATATTGTGCGTGCCGACGTTTCCTGGAAATGCGGCATTACCGGCACCTTGAAGATCGCCCACTTGGCAGACAGCTTCGGCTTGCGCTGTGAAGTTCATACCACAACCATGACCTATATGGACATCGTCAATCTGCATGTTTCCTGCGCGATTCGCAACTGCCGCTTCTTTGAGTATTTTGTGCCGGAAGAGAGCTTCCAGTTCCCGATGAAGGGCAAGCTCCCGATCGACGAGCACGGCATCATCACTGTGCCCAAAACACCGGGCATCGGCGCGGAGCTGGACTGGGAGCTGATCGAAAAGAACTGCGTGTCTTATAAAGTACTGACCTTGTAA
- a CDS encoding SDR family NAD(P)-dependent oxidoreductase yields MSEEFKNMFSLKGERAVITGGATGLGFAMAKCMVAAGAEVVLLARDTEKLQKACEELGSSASYYAYDVTDTDRAQEMADRIVKEHGEVTILCNNAGNHCKKPIEEMSVKDFTDVLNVHVVGSYAFTRAFVPHMRKNQKGSIVFTASMTSFIGMPYVMGYAAAKSAFLGMVRSLAAEVSADGIRVNAVAPGWIDTPMFHKAVDNDPPRQQKILGRTPMNRFGDPEDIGWAVVYLCSPAAKFVNGVALPVDGGALIGF; encoded by the coding sequence ATGAGCGAAGAATTTAAGAATATGTTTTCTCTCAAGGGGGAACGTGCCGTTATTACCGGCGGAGCGACCGGCCTTGGGTTTGCAATGGCCAAGTGTATGGTAGCCGCGGGGGCGGAAGTTGTTCTTCTGGCCAGAGATACCGAAAAACTTCAAAAAGCCTGCGAAGAGCTGGGCAGCAGCGCAAGCTATTATGCCTATGATGTAACCGATACCGACCGCGCGCAGGAAATGGCAGACCGCATCGTCAAGGAACACGGTGAAGTGACCATCCTGTGCAACAATGCGGGCAATCACTGCAAAAAGCCCATTGAAGAAATGTCTGTGAAGGATTTTACCGATGTGCTCAATGTTCACGTGGTTGGTTCCTATGCGTTTACCCGCGCGTTCGTTCCGCATATGAGAAAAAACCAAAAGGGTAGCATCGTCTTTACGGCGTCCATGACCTCCTTTATCGGAATGCCCTATGTTATGGGCTATGCCGCCGCGAAATCCGCCTTCCTTGGGATGGTTCGGTCGCTGGCCGCCGAGGTTTCCGCAGATGGCATCCGTGTCAACGCAGTCGCACCCGGCTGGATCGACACGCCCATGTTCCACAAGGCGGTTGACAACGATCCGCCCCGCCAGCAGAAGATTCTCGGCAGAACGCCGATGAACCGGTTCGGTGACCCGGAGGATATCGGCTGGGCGGTTGTGTACCTTTGCTCTCCCGCCGCAAAATTTGTCAACGGCGTTGCGCTCCCGGTGGACGGCGGCGCTCTGATCGGTTTCTAA
- a CDS encoding RraA family protein: MAQWNNDKELFALVKERLYTPVVGDILDGLGCYHQFLPQNVRPLRDDMKLVGRAMPVLMIDVYGPQKKPFGLLTEALDQLEEGEIYLATGGTKRCAYWGELLTATARTRKAAGAVVNGWHRDTPQVLEQNWPVFSCGCYAQDSSVRTQVVDFRCPIEFGDVWVNPGDIVFGDIDGVLIIPKKYETEVFEKALEKAAGEKLVRKAIEGGMTATAAFAKFGIL, translated from the coding sequence ATGGCACAATGGAATAATGATAAAGAACTGTTTGCGCTCGTCAAGGAGCGCTTGTATACCCCTGTTGTGGGAGATATTCTGGACGGCCTCGGCTGCTACCATCAGTTTCTTCCGCAGAATGTTCGTCCCCTGCGCGACGACATGAAGCTGGTGGGCCGGGCAATGCCGGTTCTGATGATCGATGTGTACGGTCCGCAGAAAAAGCCGTTCGGCCTTTTGACAGAAGCCCTCGACCAGCTGGAGGAGGGCGAGATTTATCTTGCCACCGGCGGCACAAAGCGCTGTGCTTATTGGGGCGAGCTGCTTACAGCCACCGCCAGAACCAGAAAGGCGGCAGGCGCTGTCGTGAACGGCTGGCATCGCGACACCCCGCAGGTGCTTGAACAGAACTGGCCGGTGTTCAGCTGTGGCTGCTACGCGCAGGATTCCTCCGTAAGAACGCAGGTGGTGGATTTCCGCTGTCCGATCGAATTCGGCGACGTATGGGTTAACCCCGGTGACATCGTGTTCGGCGACATCGACGGCGTGCTGATCATTCCAAAGAAATACGAAACGGAAGTATTCGAAAAAGCACTGGAAAAAGCGGCGGGGGAAAAGCTGGTCAGAAAAGCGATTGAGGGCGGCATGACCGCGACCGCGGCCTTTGCCAAATTCGGCATCTTGTAA
- a CDS encoding UxaA family hydrolase, with the protein MTEQAVFQIEKADNVATALEALVPGNAAAHGDPSQQSVVVAEEIPAGHKLALRNIAPGENIVKYGVVIGCATKEIKTGQWVHLHNMKSLYDARSSSLDVVTGAPTDTHYD; encoded by the coding sequence ATGACCGAGCAGGCCGTTTTCCAGATCGAGAAAGCAGATAATGTGGCCACTGCACTTGAGGCTCTTGTTCCGGGCAATGCTGCCGCCCACGGCGACCCGTCCCAGCAGAGCGTTGTCGTTGCCGAGGAGATACCGGCCGGGCACAAGCTTGCGCTTCGCAATATTGCACCGGGCGAGAACATCGTAAAATACGGTGTAGTGATCGGGTGTGCCACTAAGGAGATCAAAACGGGGCAGTGGGTACACCTGCACAATATGAAGAGTCTGTATGACGCAAGATCGTCGAGCCTGGACGTTGTAACCGGTGCGCCGACGGATACGCACTATGATTAA
- a CDS encoding UxaA family hydrolase, which translates to MKEFQNVCWQGYLRQDGRKGIRNKLLVVYTVECSSHVAKEIARRIDNSDVDVVGFDGCCDNEYAVRLLLALIRHPNVGGVLAVGLGCEYVQPKYLAEKAQEAGKPAQWFFVQEHGGTEPSIEYGLQQARLLLEELKQTPVAPMGFSDLIVGAECGGSDYTSGLAGNVVVGRFYDKLVDLGGTAIFEEIVEAVGLKDLLVQRAADDCAREQLAFTYDKALEYCKSVRQYSVSPGNFAGGLSSIEEKSMGAVIKSGSRPISGVIKVSQSPPRNGLWLLDSTPDPYWMGFGYTNPNDNEGLMDLISCGCQLVFLVTGRGNIVGSAVAPVYKITGNSTTFHRMSGDMDFNAGPALSGEATLEQLCETLCDEVIRICSGEPTNAERLGHKEYFVPYKYQEKEVAIKKKCE; encoded by the coding sequence ATGAAAGAGTTTCAGAATGTATGTTGGCAAGGCTATCTTCGCCAGGACGGCAGGAAGGGCATTCGCAATAAGCTGCTGGTCGTTTACACAGTGGAATGCTCGTCGCATGTTGCGAAAGAGATCGCCCGCCGAATCGACAACAGCGATGTGGATGTCGTCGGCTTTGACGGCTGCTGCGACAACGAATACGCAGTGCGGCTGTTGCTGGCACTGATCCGCCACCCGAACGTGGGGGGCGTGCTGGCCGTCGGCCTTGGCTGCGAGTATGTGCAGCCGAAGTACCTGGCAGAAAAAGCACAGGAAGCCGGGAAGCCGGCGCAGTGGTTTTTTGTGCAGGAGCATGGCGGCACTGAGCCCTCTATCGAATATGGTTTGCAGCAGGCGCGACTTTTGCTCGAAGAGCTGAAACAAACGCCTGTTGCTCCAATGGGCTTTTCCGACCTGATTGTCGGCGCGGAATGCGGCGGTTCCGATTATACCTCCGGCTTGGCTGGAAATGTGGTGGTCGGGCGCTTTTACGATAAGCTGGTTGATCTGGGCGGTACCGCTATTTTCGAAGAAATTGTGGAAGCGGTAGGGCTGAAAGATCTTCTGGTGCAGCGTGCCGCAGACGACTGCGCTCGGGAGCAGCTGGCCTTTACCTATGATAAGGCACTGGAATACTGTAAATCGGTGCGTCAATATTCCGTTTCTCCCGGGAATTTCGCCGGTGGACTTTCCTCCATTGAAGAGAAGAGCATGGGTGCCGTGATTAAAAGCGGCAGCCGTCCTATCAGCGGCGTAATCAAGGTCTCCCAGTCTCCGCCGAGGAATGGCCTTTGGCTGCTCGACAGCACGCCAGACCCGTACTGGATGGGGTTTGGTTACACGAACCCCAACGATAACGAGGGACTTATGGATTTGATTTCATGCGGCTGTCAGCTGGTGTTTCTGGTGACCGGCCGCGGGAACATCGTCGGCAGTGCGGTGGCTCCGGTTTATAAAATCACTGGGAACAGCACCACGTTCCACCGCATGAGCGGAGACATGGATTTTAACGCCGGGCCAGCGCTGAGTGGCGAAGCTACTTTGGAGCAGCTGTGTGAAACTTTGTGCGACGAGGTAATTCGAATCTGTTCCGGTGAGCCGACCAACGCCGAGCGCCTCGGCCATAAGGAGTATTTCGTTCCGTATAAGTACCAGGAAAAAGAGGTTGCAATCAAAAAGAAATGTGAATAG
- a CDS encoding ABC transporter substrate-binding protein: MRKTADKAACLLLSTVLFLLAGCAGPAAAPLNESTASGPPETTVKFWTYCTTPERDQDFIRFQQILKEKHPEITLDYLGIPGDIPTFMQKLDVAVASDTAPDFTDFYDSKYIKSGFYEPLDAFYDRWSEKASLNADAVLQAREYDPKQHLLYTLPFSMQPWGMWVRTDLLQSVGLGVPQTWDEFFTAVQKLTNRENDQYGIALRGGPGSSNTLEALMYAYSGMTDYFDKNGKCTINSPKHVEFVERYLGLYNRYSAQDDLVKGWTQLTASFQAGKAGIIFHNFGSGTSITSAFYGDQSRYQAAQFPRAVDGDQMRFVSMRSVSMNSKSDVKEAAFQAMTVYCSEAVQVPRCKTQGEVPVCVGAASSSDDLNHSYLKLAEQIVSGKDGSSQIQVPVYLPQYTEIQSEVEPMIQKVMTGGMSPKDMLNQWAKLLENAKKKFDSSQG; encoded by the coding sequence GTGAGAAAAACGGCAGATAAAGCGGCATGCTTGCTCCTTTCGACGGTTTTGTTCCTGCTCGCGGGCTGCGCCGGACCGGCCGCTGCTCCACTGAATGAGAGTACGGCGAGCGGCCCTCCTGAAACGACCGTAAAGTTCTGGACATACTGTACTACACCGGAGCGCGATCAGGATTTTATTCGCTTTCAGCAGATCCTGAAGGAGAAGCATCCCGAAATCACCTTGGATTACCTGGGAATTCCGGGGGATATCCCGACCTTTATGCAAAAGCTCGATGTTGCGGTTGCGTCAGATACCGCGCCGGATTTTACAGACTTTTATGATTCCAAATACATAAAGAGCGGTTTTTACGAACCGCTCGACGCTTTTTATGACCGATGGAGTGAGAAGGCTTCGCTGAATGCCGACGCTGTTCTTCAGGCGCGGGAATACGACCCGAAGCAGCACCTGCTGTATACGCTTCCGTTTTCAATGCAGCCGTGGGGTATGTGGGTGCGCACCGATCTGCTGCAGTCGGTGGGGCTGGGGGTTCCGCAGACTTGGGATGAATTTTTTACTGCGGTGCAGAAGCTGACAAACCGGGAAAACGATCAATACGGCATTGCACTGCGCGGTGGCCCAGGCAGCAGCAATACGCTCGAAGCTCTGATGTACGCTTACTCGGGGATGACCGACTATTTCGACAAAAACGGCAAATGCACCATCAACTCCCCCAAGCATGTGGAATTTGTGGAGCGGTATCTAGGTCTTTATAACCGGTATTCGGCACAGGACGATCTGGTGAAGGGCTGGACGCAGCTGACGGCTTCCTTCCAGGCGGGAAAAGCGGGTATCATCTTTCACAATTTCGGCTCGGGCACGTCGATTACCTCCGCTTTTTATGGCGATCAGTCCCGGTATCAGGCGGCACAGTTTCCCCGGGCGGTTGACGGAGATCAAATGCGGTTTGTATCGATGCGGTCTGTCAGTATGAATTCCAAATCCGATGTAAAAGAGGCAGCTTTTCAGGCAATGACGGTCTATTGCAGTGAAGCGGTGCAGGTACCGCGCTGCAAAACACAGGGTGAGGTTCCGGTATGTGTGGGAGCGGCGTCAAGTTCGGATGATCTCAACCACTCCTACCTGAAACTGGCGGAGCAGATTGTTTCGGGGAAAGACGGTTCCTCGCAAATTCAGGTTCCGGTTTATTTGCCGCAGTACACCGAGATTCAGTCTGAGGTCGAGCCAATGATTCAAAAGGTAATGACAGGCGGCATGTCGCCCAAGGACATGCTGAATCAGTGGGCAAAGCTACTGGAAAACGCGAAAAAAAAGTTCGACAGCTCGCAGGGATAA
- a CDS encoding sensor histidine kinase has product MKKVFQKPIKKQIMLLFLPVVMAAVLIIGLFAYFFETNNIKKNASFLTQSMVSQISILLNDKMMTVLTQMINLSGSPAVSTLLLSESSAEEDFNSLMTCYNSMEEIYRNYDQMIDSLYFCNNRGVEVKYFVSDVPKHIGLSLNQWMKKHNDSSQGVYWLNDHRDDVFQTTTPHKVISVFRIIGSAQSASSGIMLFNLNSSYFSGILDNVHVSENGYMMLISKDGTLQSASMQNQYCLTLSAVEKLKDHFDSSGSMVLRSVTNQRMIVTYQNVEANGWIVAAVMPESDLLSSAGEFKYILLVLVLALILIVIWLSNVLAKSISKPIEYLSDQVIKFDNGDMNVSFQVDAGNEIGVLAHGLSYLKIAVTELLAQVRREQEQKTKMQLLALQEQIKPHFLYNTIGSIRQLVNMRNNRMASDMCVELARFYRLGISGGKDIVTLKEELEHVASYLEIQKMRYGDDFEYEIDVKEELQSIQILKLSLQPLVENAIYHGIKTKDGIGMILVSGEKQEGRVVLTVYDDGVGMDSRQLEDLRSTLKLPPEVNHTKYFGLRNVNTRLKLYFSQQSGIEIESVQGVYTQVSLVIPLTDSGEEKTFRA; this is encoded by the coding sequence TTGAAAAAAGTATTTCAAAAGCCGATTAAAAAGCAGATCATGCTCCTTTTTCTTCCGGTGGTAATGGCCGCTGTGCTGATCATCGGATTATTCGCGTATTTCTTTGAAACTAACAATATTAAAAAGAATGCGTCCTTTCTCACGCAGAGCATGGTAAGCCAGATTTCGATTTTGCTAAATGATAAAATGATGACCGTACTGACGCAGATGATCAATCTTTCGGGCAGTCCGGCAGTCAGTACCCTTTTGCTCAGCGAAAGCTCTGCGGAGGAGGATTTTAACAGCCTGATGACCTGTTACAACAGTATGGAAGAGATTTACCGCAATTACGATCAGATGATCGATTCGCTGTATTTCTGCAATAACCGCGGGGTAGAGGTAAAGTATTTTGTCAGCGATGTGCCGAAGCATATTGGCCTTTCACTGAATCAGTGGATGAAAAAACACAATGATTCTTCGCAAGGTGTGTATTGGCTGAACGATCACCGGGATGATGTGTTTCAGACAACGACGCCGCATAAGGTGATCTCGGTCTTCCGAATCATCGGTTCCGCGCAGTCCGCTTCCAGCGGGATTATGTTGTTCAATTTAAACAGCAGCTATTTTTCGGGCATTCTCGACAACGTCCATGTATCTGAAAACGGATACATGATGCTCATCAGCAAGGACGGTACACTGCAGTCCGCTTCCATGCAGAACCAGTACTGCCTGACGCTTTCGGCTGTGGAAAAGCTAAAAGATCATTTCGACTCCAGCGGCAGCATGGTGCTGCGAAGCGTAACGAATCAGCGGATGATCGTTACATATCAGAATGTGGAGGCAAACGGCTGGATTGTGGCGGCGGTGATGCCGGAGAGTGACCTGTTAAGCAGCGCGGGGGAATTCAAATACATCTTGCTGGTGCTTGTTCTGGCTCTCATTCTGATTGTAATCTGGCTTTCGAACGTGCTGGCCAAGAGCATTTCAAAGCCAATCGAATATCTTTCTGATCAGGTAATTAAATTTGATAACGGAGATATGAACGTCAGCTTTCAGGTGGACGCCGGCAACGAGATCGGCGTTTTAGCGCATGGTCTTTCCTATTTAAAAATTGCCGTTACAGAGCTTTTGGCGCAGGTGCGCCGCGAGCAGGAGCAGAAAACAAAAATGCAGCTTCTGGCCCTGCAGGAGCAGATCAAGCCCCATTTTCTGTATAACACGATCGGTTCCATCCGCCAGCTGGTCAATATGAGAAACAACCGGATGGCGAGCGATATGTGCGTGGAGCTGGCGCGTTTTTACCGGCTGGGCATCAGCGGCGGCAAAGACATCGTTACCCTCAAAGAAGAGCTGGAACATGTGGCGAGCTATCTGGAAATTCAGAAAATGCGCTACGGCGACGACTTTGAATATGAAATCGACGTAAAGGAAGAGCTTCAGTCCATCCAGATCCTCAAGCTGAGTCTTCAGCCCCTCGTAGAAAACGCCATTTACCACGGGATCAAAACGAAGGACGGCATTGGTATGATTCTGGTCAGCGGAGAAAAGCAGGAGGGCAGGGTTGTTCTGACAGTTTACGATGATGGTGTGGGAATGGACAGCCGTCAGCTTGAAGATCTGCGCAGCACATTAAAGCTGCCGCCTGAGGTAAATCATACCAAATATTTTGGACTTCGGAATGTTAACACCCGGCTGAAGCTTTACTTTAGTCAGCAGTCAGGAATAGAAATTGAAAGTGTTCAGGGCGTTTATACACAGGTGAGCTTAGTGATTCCGCTTACCGATTCGGGGGAGGAGAAAACATTTCGTGCATAA
- a CDS encoding response regulator gives MHKLLIVDDDQIIRAGMKQNINWEENGIEVIGTASNGKECLEMIPSCLPDIILTDIKMPFMDGVELMEAVYRLYPHIKVVLLTAYGDFKYAQMALNYKVCQYVMKYEHNSEVLGAVLKAARESDAQKDNVEIIKRSKKLLENKFFYDLVVNFQDENELNERADRLNIHFVGPAFCVVCIDIGKRSEREAEILLWQKKQLCDKIGELLQSRLSLPNGYVYYFVGDIYLNLVVNFAERLSEREQEEFFVQLEQAFYLVKETQSVTLSAGAGSLYNGYHNILKSYTEATQALEMKSMMESCLQEGKNLIRFEELKNSSVSHAAVLRQVLAFVDSNYHQEDLSLNRIAEEVHLTPSYISTLFKKYQGVNLSDYLMDLRVKKAMSLLAETEFKTYEISEKVGYGNPQYFSVVFKRITGYAPGEYRKISRA, from the coding sequence GTGCATAAGCTTTTGATTGTTGACGACGACCAGATCATCCGGGCCGGGATGAAGCAGAATATCAATTGGGAAGAAAACGGCATTGAGGTTATCGGAACCGCCAGCAATGGGAAAGAGTGCCTTGAGATGATCCCCAGCTGCCTGCCCGACATTATCCTGACCGATATTAAAATGCCGTTTATGGACGGAGTGGAGCTGATGGAGGCGGTATACCGGCTGTATCCCCATATCAAGGTGGTTCTGCTGACTGCGTACGGCGATTTTAAATACGCGCAGATGGCGCTGAATTATAAGGTTTGCCAGTACGTGATGAAATACGAGCATAATTCCGAGGTGCTGGGAGCCGTATTAAAGGCCGCCAGGGAATCCGATGCCCAGAAGGATAATGTGGAGATTATCAAACGCAGCAAGAAGCTTTTGGAAAATAAATTTTTTTATGATCTGGTGGTCAATTTTCAAGATGAAAATGAGCTGAACGAACGCGCAGATCGTTTGAACATTCATTTTGTAGGCCCGGCTTTCTGCGTGGTGTGCATCGACATTGGCAAAAGAAGCGAACGCGAGGCAGAAATTCTGCTGTGGCAGAAAAAACAACTTTGCGATAAAATCGGAGAGCTGCTGCAAAGTCGGCTCAGCCTCCCGAATGGATACGTGTATTATTTTGTGGGCGATATTTACCTGAATCTGGTTGTAAACTTTGCGGAGCGGCTGTCTGAACGGGAGCAGGAGGAATTCTTCGTTCAGCTTGAGCAGGCGTTTTATCTGGTGAAGGAAACCCAGAGCGTAACGCTGTCTGCCGGGGCGGGCTCGCTGTACAATGGATATCACAATATTTTGAAATCCTATACGGAAGCGACGCAGGCCTTAGAAATGAAAAGCATGATGGAGTCCTGCCTGCAGGAAGGGAAGAATCTCATTCGGTTTGAGGAACTGAAAAACAGCAGTGTTTCTCATGCCGCCGTTCTCAGGCAGGTGCTGGCGTTTGTGGACTCCAATTATCATCAGGAGGATCTTTCTCTCAACCGGATCGCCGAAGAGGTTCATCTGACGCCCAGCTACATCAGCACTCTATTTAAAAAATACCAGGGGGTCAATCTCAGCGATTATTTGATGGATCTCCGTGTGAAGAAGGCGATGAGCCTACTGGCGGAAACGGAATTTAAAACGTATGAAATTTCTGAAAAGGTTGGCTACGGCAACCCACAGTATTTCAGTGTGGTTTTTAAACGAATTACCGGCTACGCCCCGGGAGAGTACCGTAAAATCAGCCGTGCCTAA
- a CDS encoding pyridoxamine 5'-phosphate oxidase family protein, with product MLRDAEKTIGNLIDKQNISFISSIDENGFPNTKAMLPPRIREGIRTFYFTTNTSSMRVSQYRSNPKACIYFCDKRFFRGVMLTGTAEVLEDAASKEMVWQEGDTKYYPKSVTDPDYCVLKFTAEAGRYYANFNSESFLI from the coding sequence ATGTTAAGAGATGCTGAAAAAACAATCGGAAACTTGATTGATAAGCAGAATATTTCCTTTATCAGTTCAATCGATGAAAACGGATTCCCCAACACAAAGGCCATGCTTCCTCCAAGAATAAGAGAGGGAATACGAACTTTTTACTTTACGACAAATACTTCTTCTATGAGAGTATCGCAGTACCGTTCTAATCCAAAAGCATGTATTTATTTTTGTGATAAAAGGTTTTTTCGCGGAGTGATGCTTACCGGTACGGCTGAAGTGCTGGAGGACGCCGCAAGTAAAGAAATGGTTTGGCAAGAGGGCGATACAAAATATTACCCGAAAAGCGTTACCGACCCTGATTATTGTGTTTTGAAATTCACGGCAGAGGCAGGGCGATATTATGCCAATTTTAACTCTGAAAGCTTTTTAATTTAA
- a CDS encoding ammonium transporter, translating into MNAVNSGDISWMLTSSALVLIMTPGLALFYGGMAGRKNTVNTVMSSAFIMGLASILWVLFGFSLSFSGGVGGIIGDFSWFGMNFTEDSAATAYAPTTVCFAVFQMMFAIITPALITGALIGRMRFSALFVFVALWSVIVYYPLAHMVWGGGYLMKLGAIDFAGGTVVHISSGVSALMVAVWLGARKKTGSEAPRPHNMPLVFLGAALLWFGWFGFNAGSAGAANTLAVHAFMTTNTACAAAMLSWMLIEKLRTGKMTLAGVSTGIVIGLVAITPGAGFVPIWASLVIGAMVSPICYFFIYVVKPKFGYDDSLDAFGCHGIGGVWGAIATGIFAVKGFNPDPSLDAVQWNGLFFGESELFIRQLIAIGITLVVSIIGTGVALGITQLVLRRIRVTPEEEELGLDLVEHGEPAYPAFDGVDSPDAGFALTETERVYSEKTHHVAEAKSAGFSG; encoded by the coding sequence ATGAATGCTGTCAACTCGGGGGACATCTCTTGGATGCTAACCTCTTCTGCTCTCGTTTTAATTATGACCCCTGGCCTTGCTCTTTTTTACGGAGGAATGGCCGGACGTAAAAATACAGTCAATACTGTCATGTCGTCCGCTTTTATCATGGGCCTGGCTTCCATCCTTTGGGTTCTGTTCGGATTTTCTCTGTCCTTCAGCGGTGGGGTTGGAGGGATCATCGGTGATTTCAGCTGGTTTGGCATGAACTTTACGGAGGATTCGGCGGCAACCGCCTATGCGCCGACAACGGTCTGTTTTGCTGTATTTCAGATGATGTTTGCCATTATCACTCCCGCTCTGATTACCGGCGCACTGATCGGCAGAATGCGTTTTTCTGCTCTGTTTGTTTTCGTTGCCCTATGGTCGGTGATCGTGTATTATCCTCTTGCCCACATGGTGTGGGGCGGCGGTTACCTGATGAAGCTTGGTGCAATCGACTTTGCAGGCGGCACGGTGGTTCATATCAGTTCCGGCGTCAGCGCTCTCATGGTTGCCGTTTGGCTGGGCGCCCGCAAAAAGACTGGCAGCGAGGCACCACGCCCGCACAATATGCCGCTTGTGTTTCTCGGTGCGGCGCTTCTGTGGTTCGGCTGGTTCGGCTTTAACGCAGGTAGCGCGGGTGCGGCCAACACTCTGGCGGTTCACGCTTTCATGACCACCAACACCGCCTGCGCGGCGGCAATGCTCTCCTGGATGCTGATTGAGAAGCTTCGCACCGGCAAAATGACCCTTGCGGGTGTTTCTACCGGAATCGTTATCGGTTTGGTCGCCATTACTCCCGGCGCGGGCTTTGTTCCAATCTGGGCCTCTCTGGTCATTGGCGCTATGGTCAGTCCCATCTGTTATTTCTTCATCTACGTAGTCAAACCCAAGTTTGGCTACGACGATTCTCTAGATGCCTTTGGATGCCATGGTATCGGCGGAGTCTGGGGCGCGATTGCAACTGGTATCTTTGCGGTGAAGGGCTTCAATCCCGACCCCAGTCTGGATGCGGTACAGTGGAACGGCCTCTTCTTTGGCGAGAGCGAGCTGTTTATACGTCAGCTCATCGCGATTGGTATTACGCTGGTGGTGTCTATTATTGGAACAGGAGTTGCGCTTGGTATCACACAGTTGGTTTTGAGAAGAATTCGCGTAACCCCCGAAGAGGAAGAGCTTGGTCTAGATCTTGTCGAGCACGGCGAGCCCGCATACCCGGCCTTTGACGGAGTGGATTCTCCGGACGCAGGCTTTGCTCTTACCGAAACCGAGCGGGTATACTCTGAAAAAACGCACCATGTAGCGGAAGCAAAAAGCGCCGGTTTCTCCGGTTGA
- a CDS encoding heavy-metal-associated domain-containing protein: MNTMLCNVSGLQNKEGKTQIKNALNKIKGVNQVGVNLVTGSIEVKYNEPATEIELKDCIENTGFQIEYE; the protein is encoded by the coding sequence ATGAATACCATGCTTTGCAATGTTTCAGGACTTCAGAATAAAGAAGGCAAAACTCAGATTAAAAACGCATTGAACAAGATCAAGGGAGTCAATCAGGTTGGAGTAAATCTTGTCACAGGTTCTATTGAAGTGAAATATAATGAACCCGCAACTGAAATTGAGCTGAAAGACTGTATTGAAAACACGGGTTTCCAAATTGAGTATGAATAG
- a CDS encoding CPC_1213 family protein codes for MSNQKKSSKNGKNQEKKFPSKHVKHDPNAESARAVFGLKEAEQTDNRHLSI; via the coding sequence ATGAGCAATCAAAAGAAAAGTTCAAAGAACGGAAAAAATCAGGAAAAGAAATTCCCATCCAAACATGTGAAGCATGATCCAAATGCAGAAAGTGCAAGAGCTGTTTTCGGCCTCAAAGAGGCGGAGCAAACGGACAACAGGCATTTGTCAATTTAA